Proteins from a genomic interval of Croceicoccus naphthovorans:
- a CDS encoding alpha/beta fold hydrolase: MAFTFRTITVEGLTLRVGFKNAASQATPLLMLNGIGFNAELMEPLSRQFPGRPIVCPDMPGCGQSPDPVLPYTMSRLSRAMLALMETEFPDRPFDLLGFSWGGALAQQIATSAARRVNRMVLLAAPSGMPLPFANPEVMRRLLDPTEYVDPTLLSENFHALLQEGGAGAGLLRRFVMPSPRGVGSQVLALAGWSSAMLLPFVRMPVLLAGMAEDPIVPIAHQRALSCLIPQAETVEFRQGSHLLPLALPDKVGAQLAAFMAGDETVPA; encoded by the coding sequence ATGGCATTCACCTTTCGCACCATCACCGTAGAGGGCCTGACCCTGCGCGTCGGCTTCAAAAACGCAGCTTCGCAGGCCACGCCGCTGCTGATGCTGAACGGGATCGGCTTCAACGCCGAACTGATGGAGCCGCTGTCGCGCCAGTTCCCCGGCCGCCCTATCGTCTGCCCTGACATGCCCGGTTGCGGACAATCGCCCGATCCGGTCCTGCCCTATACCATGTCGCGCCTGTCACGGGCGATGCTGGCGCTGATGGAGACGGAATTTCCGGACCGCCCGTTTGACCTGCTCGGCTTTTCATGGGGCGGCGCCTTGGCGCAGCAGATCGCGACATCGGCGGCACGGCGGGTGAACCGCATGGTGCTGCTCGCCGCGCCCTCGGGGATGCCCCTGCCCTTCGCCAATCCCGAAGTGATGCGGCGTTTGCTCGACCCGACCGAGTACGTCGACCCAACGCTGCTCTCCGAAAACTTTCACGCGCTGTTGCAAGAAGGCGGCGCGGGTGCGGGACTGTTGCGCCGCTTCGTCATGCCCAGTCCGCGCGGCGTGGGCAGTCAGGTGCTGGCGCTGGCCGGGTGGAGTTCGGCGATGCTGCTGCCGTTCGTGCGCATGCCCGTTCTGCTCGCTGGAATGGCGGAAGACCCCATCGTCCCCATCGCGCATCAGCGGGCGCTGTCCTGCCTGATCCCGCAGGCCGAGACGGTTGAGTTCCGCCAGGGCAGTCACCTCCTCCCGCTCGCCCTGCCCGACAAGGTGGGTGCGCAACTGGCCGCGTTCATGGCCGGAGACGAAACCGTCCCCGCCTGA
- a CDS encoding FAD-dependent oxidoreductase: MRHIAVIGSGPAGYYTAEASLKHWGDDVRVDVFDRLPVPYGLIRTGVAPDHQTIKAVSGRYEKTALTDNVRFVGNVTIGSDITIEELQSLYDAVVVATGAPHDRQLGIPGEELKGVYGSAAFVGWYNAHPQFRNLDPDLSADTAVVIGMGNVALDVSRILSKTEAEFAGSDIAAHALNILSGSNIKRIVLLGRRGPHQIMMTPKELGELARLERASPRVDAADLPDEGEDAMLEPGLRKSVNHLRSFAAIPEHMHADKAIEVDFDFFASPVAILGEGKVEGIEVERTEVKAGRAVGTGEKYIIPCGLVVSCIGYRSANIPGVPFDERLGRFANDEGRIVNGLYCVGWARRGPTGTIGTNKPDGFAIVEKIAQDMDKGVLGNGGKKGRAGFDALAAERGLDVVTFRDWKKIEEAEAAAARDGSPREKFADIEAMIRAAQ; this comes from the coding sequence TTGCGTCATATCGCGGTGATCGGTTCCGGCCCGGCCGGATATTATACGGCAGAGGCATCGCTGAAACACTGGGGAGACGACGTGCGGGTCGACGTGTTCGACCGGCTGCCCGTGCCCTATGGCCTGATCCGAACGGGTGTCGCACCCGATCACCAGACGATCAAGGCGGTTTCCGGCCGATACGAGAAAACGGCGCTGACCGACAATGTCCGCTTCGTCGGCAACGTCACTATCGGCAGCGACATTACTATCGAGGAACTGCAGAGCCTGTACGACGCGGTTGTTGTCGCCACCGGCGCGCCGCATGACCGGCAGCTTGGCATTCCGGGCGAGGAGCTGAAGGGCGTCTACGGCAGCGCCGCCTTCGTCGGGTGGTACAATGCCCATCCGCAGTTCCGCAATCTGGACCCGGACCTGTCGGCCGACACCGCCGTCGTCATCGGCATGGGCAATGTGGCTTTGGACGTCAGCCGCATCCTTTCCAAGACCGAGGCCGAGTTCGCAGGGTCCGACATCGCCGCCCATGCGCTGAACATCCTTTCGGGTTCGAACATAAAGCGGATCGTCCTGCTGGGCCGTCGCGGGCCGCACCAGATCATGATGACGCCCAAGGAACTGGGCGAACTGGCAAGGCTCGAACGCGCCAGCCCCCGCGTCGATGCCGCGGACCTGCCCGACGAAGGCGAGGACGCGATGCTGGAACCTGGCTTGCGCAAATCGGTGAACCACTTGCGCAGCTTTGCCGCGATCCCCGAACACATGCACGCGGACAAGGCGATCGAGGTGGACTTCGACTTTTTCGCCAGCCCCGTCGCGATTCTGGGCGAGGGCAAGGTTGAAGGAATCGAGGTAGAGCGCACCGAGGTCAAAGCCGGACGCGCGGTCGGCACGGGCGAGAAATACATCATCCCCTGCGGCCTCGTTGTATCGTGCATCGGCTATCGAAGCGCGAACATCCCCGGCGTACCGTTCGATGAGCGTCTTGGCCGCTTCGCCAATGACGAGGGGCGGATCGTCAACGGCCTCTATTGCGTCGGCTGGGCTCGGCGCGGGCCGACCGGGACCATCGGCACCAACAAGCCCGACGGTTTCGCCATCGTCGAAAAAATCGCTCAGGACATGGACAAGGGCGTTTTGGGGAACGGCGGCAAGAAAGGCCGCGCCGGTTTCGACGCGCTGGCCGCCGAACGCGGGCTGGACGTCGTCACCTTCCGCGATTGGAAGAAGATCGAGGAAGCCGAAGCGGCAGCAGCGCGCGATGGCTCTCCGCGTGAGAAGTTCGCGGATATCGAGGCGATGATCCGGGCGGCGCAGTAA